A genomic stretch from SAR202 cluster bacterium includes:
- a CDS encoding ABC transporter substrate-binding protein yields the protein MATATATTAPTATATATATAAPTATPTPQPSPFAGVPGIVNPNNRGWPRQVEVLNGIFEIRAKPARIVTVSIGHDEITYALVPATRVVGVGGVSKDTTYSNVAEIAKAAPSISTEPETILSVKPDIMVTSAFFNKEKVAALERAGLQVLVTDLSGDPAGRRNTILLMGYIYGEEERAIAFAKEIDDRHKALQSVVGNKPSKPKVLAVASYGDQIYTAGLKSTEGGIIEAAGGINAAAEAKLEFNPVISAESIISMSPEVIIITQPNDSGDPFKDQLMKNAALAQVPAIKNNKIYVVDPKLYTTLSHWNLRGAEDLAKILWPQDFANKQFGGFSSP from the coding sequence GTGGCCACCGCGACAGCAACGACGGCTCCGACAGCCACAGCGACTGCGACGGCTACGGCGGCACCTACAGCCACGCCTACGCCGCAGCCGAGCCCCTTTGCAGGCGTACCGGGGATCGTGAACCCAAACAACAGGGGCTGGCCCCGGCAGGTGGAAGTGCTGAACGGCATATTTGAGATAAGGGCCAAACCTGCCCGCATCGTAACGGTGTCGATTGGGCACGACGAGATAACCTACGCGCTGGTGCCGGCAACTCGTGTGGTGGGCGTCGGCGGGGTCTCCAAGGATACGACGTATTCCAACGTCGCCGAGATTGCGAAAGCAGCGCCGTCGATCAGCACCGAGCCTGAGACTATACTTTCGGTCAAGCCGGACATCATGGTCACCAGCGCCTTCTTCAATAAAGAAAAGGTGGCCGCCCTGGAGAGAGCGGGCCTTCAGGTGCTGGTGACGGACCTGAGCGGCGATCCGGCGGGCCGCAGGAACACGATTTTGCTGATGGGGTACATCTACGGCGAAGAGGAACGGGCTATCGCCTTTGCCAAGGAGATAGATGACAGGCATAAGGCGCTGCAGTCGGTGGTGGGGAACAAGCCCAGCAAGCCCAAGGTGTTGGCGGTGGCGTCGTACGGTGACCAGATATACACGGCGGGGCTGAAGTCCACCGAGGGCGGGATCATTGAGGCTGCCGGGGGCATCAACGCGGCGGCGGAGGCTAAGCTGGAGTTCAACCCGGTCATCAGCGCCGAAAGTATCATATCCATGAGCCCGGAAGTCATAATTATCACTCAGCCCAACGACAGCGGCGACCCATTCAAAGACCAGCTTATGAAGAACGCGGCGCTGGCCCAGGTGCCGGCGATAAAGAACAACAAGATTTACGTGGTAGACCCTAAGCTGTATACCACTCTTTCCCACTGGAACCTGCGTGGCGCGGAGGACCTGGCAAAGATATTGTGGCCGCAGGACTTCGCCAATAAACAGTTCGGAGGGTTCAGTTCCCCGTAA
- a CDS encoding iron chelate uptake ABC transporter family permease subunit encodes MASMSMGPVNIPVANVASAMLDNVGIDAWQHTETEALVLEQLRLPRIVVGILVGMALGAAGATMQGLFRNPLADPGIIGVSMGGATGAVLAIALGLSGLFYMALPTFAFLGSLAAAFVVYSIGGVGGRFSMATIILAGVAVSSFLGAVISTIIVVEADEDSLRGILFWLAGSLDSRSWEHVGISAPLILGGAAVILVFSRDLNLLMLGDDDARSMGVRVGLLRPMLIGVASMITGVAVAVSGVVAFVGLVAPHMLRIIFGPDHRVLIPVSALGGAFFLVAADTIARTVIQPAEFQVGIVTAFVGAPFFIFLLIKNKRKSGVF; translated from the coding sequence ATGGCGTCGATGAGTATGGGGCCAGTGAACATACCCGTCGCCAACGTCGCCAGCGCGATGCTGGACAATGTGGGGATCGACGCGTGGCAGCACACCGAGACCGAGGCGCTGGTGCTGGAACAACTGCGGCTGCCGAGGATTGTGGTAGGGATACTGGTGGGGATGGCTCTGGGCGCGGCGGGAGCGACGATGCAGGGCCTTTTTCGGAACCCGCTGGCGGACCCGGGGATCATCGGGGTATCCATGGGCGGGGCCACCGGCGCGGTGCTGGCGATAGCGTTAGGGCTGAGCGGCCTCTTCTACATGGCGCTGCCGACGTTTGCTTTCCTGGGGTCCCTGGCGGCGGCTTTTGTTGTGTACAGCATCGGCGGCGTTGGAGGCCGGTTCTCTATGGCGACGATAATACTTGCGGGCGTAGCGGTCAGCTCGTTTTTAGGGGCGGTGATTTCAACGATTATCGTGGTGGAGGCGGATGAGGACTCGCTGCGTGGGATACTTTTCTGGCTGGCGGGGAGCCTGGACTCGCGCTCTTGGGAACATGTGGGGATATCGGCGCCGCTGATACTAGGCGGCGCGGCGGTAATCCTGGTCTTTTCGCGGGACTTGAACTTATTGATGTTGGGGGACGACGACGCTCGGTCCATGGGTGTTAGGGTGGGCCTTTTGAGGCCGATGCTCATCGGCGTGGCATCCATGATTACGGGCGTGGCGGTGGCGGTAAGCGGGGTGGTGGCCTTCGTGGGGCTGGTGGCGCCGCATATGCTGCGGATTATCTTTGGCCCGGACCATCGAGTCCTCATTCCGGTCAGCGCACTGGGCGGGGCCTTTTTCCTGGTGGCGGCGGATACCATCGCGAGGACAGTGATACAGCCGGCGGAGTTCCAGGTAGGCATTGTGACGGCCTTTGTGGGTGCGCCGTTTTTCATTTTCCTGCTGATTAAAAACAAGCGTAAGTCAGGAGTTTTTTAA